From the genome of Bactrocera oleae isolate idBacOlea1 chromosome 2, idBacOlea1, whole genome shotgun sequence, one region includes:
- the LOC106620126 gene encoding uncharacterized protein gives MSKFSRFAIIAVAHLLKIIQFIKMFQKRTKMKCLSQLKIVFLLCTQLCYFESLHGAKILAIFPYSGRSQYICVENYLKALAARGHEVTTISAFPQKKPVQNFRDVPIIYEKTLFEDFAVDSIMPTISKWEELNWGIEFLTMPTRKVLEHPEVQKWLENGVKFDLLIVEVLQQDALYALSHHFNASLIGVSSFGTDMRIDELVGNTSPLSYVPSILSTYSDHMSFFQRLDSLYTHVVEWVHNHFVIIPLQYEIYKEYVSNPTADFMAVRNNFSLLLLNQHFSLSIPRPYVSNAIEVAGWHIDHKSSVLPADMEAFINANPNGAIFFSLGSNLHSKNLSKEKLAIILNVFASLPYNILWKFEVPELQGKPKNVYINKWFPQADILSHPNVKVFITHGGLLSTIEAIHYAKPIVGIPIFYDQHINVARAEAKGFGLGVDLKSLNTNVLKDTILEVLNNPKYSQRAHELSHRYHDQPLKPLEKAIYWTEYVLRHKGASHMRVAAQDLNFIEYHNLDAIAVLFGLPLLALVFMLWTSCRLLNLITEKLIGQKRKVKMLPRFFVSLLLSAYFSLIALQQTNAANILAIFPFPGPSQYICVQAYLKALAARGHEVTVISAFPQKKPLRNFRDISIEEVLHGYEETIVDVITEDRNKWQELNLYYDFFTGGTLSVLRSSKVQELLQSNEHFDLIIVEALQMDAIYAFAHHYNASLIGISTYGSDPTIDELVGNTSPISYVPLPLSQLSDRMTFWQRLQNVWHHLLHQLHMHLFYLPNQAAIYKQYFPNSTADIYTVRKNFSLVLLNQHFSISFPRPYVPNAIEVAGMHISQRANKLPTVIENFIRDAKQGAIYFSLGSNVKSKNLSKEKLETLMRVFASLPYSILWKFEATELTNKPPNVYINKWFPQSDILAQPNVKLFISHAGLLSTTEAIHHAKPLVCMPVFFDQFLNMERIKRAGIGVSVNYKSFTYDELRSAIVEVLDNPKYTQKIQQMSQHYHDQPMKPLDKAIFWTEYVLRHGGAPHMRVAAQELNFIQYHSLDTLLVLVGGVMLVLLTPVWLIYRNVRRMLSGEREKIKLKHN, from the exons ATGTCAAAATTTAGTCGTTTCGCAATAATAGCGGTGGCacatttgcttaaaattatacaatttattaaaatgtttcagAAGCGCACTAAAATGAAATGTTTGTCGcaactaaaaatagtatttttactCTGCACACAATTGTGCTACTTTGAAAGTTTACATGGTGCAAAGATTTTAGCCATATTCCCCTATAGTGGGCGTTCACAATATATTTGCGTGGAAAATTATCTAAAAGCATTGGCTGCAAGAGGTCATGAAGTTACTACGATTTCGGCATTCCCACAGAAGAAACCAGTGCAGAATTTCCGCGACGTGCCAATTATATACGAAAAAACACTTTTTGAAG ACTTCGCCGTGGATAGTATTATGCCCACAATCAGTAAATGGGAAGAGTTAAACTGGGGCATAGAATTCTTAACTATGCCCACCCGAAAGGTATTAGAACACCCGGAAGTGCAGAAATGGCTGGAAAATGGCGTCAAATTTGATCTACTCATTGTGGAGGTGTTGCAACAAGATGCGCTGTATGCGTTGTCACACCATTTTAATGCATCGCTCATCGGTGTATCGAGCTTTGGCACTGATATGCGCATTGACGAATTAGTTGGCAATACCTCACCCCTCTCTTATGTGCCGTCAATTTTAAGTACCTACAGTGATCATATGAGCTTTTTTCAACGTCTTGATAGTTTATATACACATGTTGTCGAGTGGGTACATAATCATTTCGTTATAATACCCTtacaatatgaaatatataaagagTATGTGAGCAATCCTACTGCTGATTTTATGGCAGTACGAAACAATTTCTCATTGCTGCTATTGAATCAACATTTTTCGCTGAGCATACCACGTCCGTACGTGAGCAACGCCATCGAAGTGGCTGGCTGGCATATAGACCACAAATCGAGCGTCCTACCAGCTGATATGGAAGCATTCATTAACGCCAATCCAAATGGTgcgatatttttttctttgggcTCAAATTTGCATAGTAAAAATTTGTCTAAAGAAAAACTTGCTATTATTTTGAACGTCTTCGCCTCATTACCCTATAATATACTCTGGAAATTTGAAGTACCGGAACTACAGGGGAaaccaaaaaatgtttacattaaTAAATGGTTTCCACAAGCAGATATTTTATCGCATCCCAATGTAAAAGTCTTCATAACACATGGTGGGCTATTGAGTACGATCGAAGCGATCCATTACGCTAAGCCAATTGTGGGTATACCGATATTCTACGATCAACATATAAATGTGGCGCGAGCGGAAGCGAAAGGTTTTGGTTTAGGTGTGGACTTAAAGAGTTTAAACACTAACGTATTAAAGGATACCATACTGGAGGTGTTGAATAATCCCAAGTACTCACAGCGCGCGCACGAGCTTTCCCACCGTTACCACGATCAGCCGCTGAAGCCGTTGGAGAAGGCCATCTATTGGACGGAATATGTGCTACGTCATAAGGGCGCATCGCATATGCGTGTGGCCGCACAGGATTTGAATTTCATTGAATATCATAACTTGGATGCCATCGCTGTGCTGTTCGGCTTGCCGCTACTGGCATTGGTATTTATGCTATGGACAAGCTGCCGTTTATTGAATCTTATAACTGAGAAGTTGATTGGTCAAAAGAGAAAAGTAAAG ATGCTGCCCCGCTTCTTCGTCAGCTTGCTACTTTCGGCTTATTTTAGCTTGATTGCTTTGCAGCAGACAAATGCTGCCAATATTTTAGCGATATTTCCGTTTCCTGGCCCTTCGCAGTATATTTGCGTGCAAGCTTATTTAAAAGCTTTAGCGGCACGCGGGCATGAAGTCACTGTTATCTCAGCTTTTCCACAGAAAAAACCGCTCCGCAATTTTCGCGATATATCGATAGAGGAAGTACTGCATGGCTACGAAg AAACCATCGTGGATGTAATTACAGAGGATCGCAATAAATGGCAAGAGTTAAATCTCTATTATGATTTCTTCACCGGTGGCACTTTGTCGGTGCTAAGAAGTTCAAAGGTTCAAGAATTATTACAATCTAATGAGCATTTCGATCTTATAATTGTAGAAGCATTGCAAATGGATGCTATCTATGCATTTGCGCATCATTACAATGCCTCACTTATTGGGATATCTACATACGGTTCAGATCCGACAATCGACGAATTAGTGGGTAATACTTCACCCATATCGTATGTACCATTACCACTCTCTCAACTAAGCGATCGCATGACTTTTTGGCAGCGTTTACAAAATGTGTGGCACCATTTGTTGCATCAATTGCACATGCATCTCTTTTATTTGCCCAACCAAGCTGCCATATACAAGCAATATTTCCCCAATTCCACCGCTGATATATATACGGTACGCAAGAATTTCTCATTAGTGCTCTTGAATCAGCACTTTTCGATAAGTTTTCCGCGCCCCTATGTACCGAATGCTATTGAAGTTGCCGGTATGCATATAAGTCAGCGAGCCAATAAACTACCTACCGTTATAGAAAACTTCATCAGAGATGCTAAACAGGGCGCTATCTACTTCTCTTTGGGCTCGAATGTGAAGAGTAAAAATTTGTCAAAGGAGAAACTTGAGACACTTATGCGCGTTTTTGCCTCGCTACCGTACAGTATACTTTGGAAATTCGAAGCTACCGAGTTAACGAATAAACCGCCAAATGTCTATATTAACAAATGGTTTCCACAGTCCGACATACTGGCGCAGCCCaatgtgaaattatttatttctcacGCTGGTTTGCTCAGCACAACGGAGGCGATTCATCATGCAAAGCCATTGGTTTGCATGCCCGTATTCTTCGATCAATTTCTCAATATGGAACGTATTAAACGTGCCGGTATTGGCGTTTCCGTTAATTATAAATCTTTCACTTACGATGAGTTGCGAAGTGCCATCGTTGAAGTACTGGACAATCCAAAATATACGCAAAAAATCCAACAAATGTCGCAGCATTATCATGATCAGCCAATGAAACCGCTGGACAAAGCAATCTTTTGGACGGAGTACGTGTTACGTCATGGGGGTGCGCCGCATATGCGTGTTGCCGCCCAAGAATTGAATTTTATACAGTACCATAGTTTGGATACATTATTGGTATTGGTTGGTGGCGTGATGTTAGTTTTATTAACCCCAGTATGGTTAATATATAGAAATGTGAGGCGAATGCTTTCGGGAGAACGTGAAAAGATAAAGTTAAAGCATAACTGA
- the LOC106620125 gene encoding LOW QUALITY PROTEIN: glycoprotein-N-acetylgalactosamine 3-beta-galactosyltransferase 1 (The sequence of the model RefSeq protein was modified relative to this genomic sequence to represent the inferred CDS: substituted 2 bases at 2 genomic stop codons), with amino-acid sequence MINPVHYKTKAIHVLCTWGRHCNRLIFVTCNETAELGETFVLQNFPDTHNVLWVKTRIAFKHVYEKYANEMDWFMNADDDTXVFTEGILHCCRINASXLLVYFSLCIKFVFSKHNITSTAGHVGAGYVLSREALHRFINAAMPNSDLCPPEDDVIAENWAIGMCLRSVGVLPGDSRDAHNELRFIPFEPHTLLIGNYIDDILWYFTYGILV; translated from the exons ATGATCAACCCCGTCCATTATAAAACTAAAGCCATACACGTGCTTTGCACCTGGGGCAGGCATTGTAATCGTTTAATATTCGTAACCTGCAATGAAACTGCAGAATTGGGTGAAACATTTGTTCTACAAAATTTCCCCGATACCCATAATGTATTATGGGTGAAAACAAGAATAGCCTTTAAGCATGTTTACGAAAAATATGCTAATGAGATGGATTGGTTTATGAATGCAGATGACGACACGTAAGTTTTTA CCGAAGGCATATTACATTGCTGTCGGATAAATGCAAGCTGACTGTTAGTCTATTTCTCTCTCTGTATTAAATTCGTTTTTTCGAAGCATAATATAACCAGCACCGCCGGTCATGTAGGTGCGGGTTATGTCTTAAGTCGCGAAGCCCTGCATCGTTTTATTAATGCAGCAATGCCAAATAGTGATTTATGTCCACCGGAAGATGATGTTATAGCCGAAAACTGGGCGATCGGTATGTGTTTACGCTCTGTGGGTGTGTTGCCTGGAGATTCACGTGATGCACACAATGAGCTGCGTTTCATACCTTTTGAACCACATACTCTCTTAATTGGAAATTATATTGATGATATATTATGGTATTTCACATATGgaatctt agtttaa
- the LOC106620136 gene encoding glycoprotein-N-acetylgalactosamine 3-beta-galactosyltransferase 1 — MSEQTANVEKIEPKKCLSFYRRLAFVSIEIALIAAFLSYRHSSTCLKQLRWLHDEKVNTLPENATQNNTNLAELLYEEVRILCWVMTTPKNHKTKAIHIRRTWGKHCNRLLFVTSEDDEELGETVVINEVEDKYEVLWPKMRIAFERIYVKYANETDWFFKADDDAYAYIENMRYFLYAYSPEMPIYFGYNLLYGGRKDKVYMSGGSGFVSSREAVRLFVESAIVNKSGCDINDRYNPDDVAIGECFRAVDVVAGDSRDIHGEARFYLFEPFMILMPELLNEPFWYFNYSFYNPRSCRECLAKYPMAFHYMSPKDMYLSEFFNYEFWTIDLPNAPDEVLPKKLSWGEVVVPESDNIWNTK, encoded by the exons ATGTCAGAGCAAACAGCAAACGTAGaaaaaattgaaccaaaaaAATGTCTAAGTTTTTACCGACGTCTCGCTTTTGTGAGTATAGAAATTGCATTAATAGCGGCATTTTTGAGTTATAGACATAGTAGCACATGTCTAAAACAACTTCGTTGGCTACACGATGAAAAAGTAAACACATTGCCAGAAAATGCCACACAAAATAATACCAACTTAGCGGAGCTGTTATATGAAGAAGTACGTATCCTTTGCTGGGTCATGACCACGCCGAAGAATCACAAAACCAAAGCAATACACATACGACGTACGTGGGGAAAACATTGCAATCGGCTTTTGTTCGTTACCTCGGAGGATGACGAAGAGTTGGGGGAGACTGTAGTCATAAACGAAGTGGAAGATAAATACGAGGTCTTATGGCCCAAAATGAGAATAGCATTTGAACGAATTTACGTAAAGTATGCTAATGAGACAGATTGGTTCTTTAAGGCTGATGATGATGC TtatgcttacattgaaaatatgCGCTATTTTCTATATGCGTATAGCCCGGAAATGCCGATTTACTTTGGATATAACTTATTATATGGCGGACGAAAAGACAAG GTTTATATGTCTGGTGGTAGTGGCTTTGTTTCAAGTCGGGAAGCAGTGCGACTTTTTGTCGAATCGGCCATTGTTAATAAAAGTGGTTGTGATATTAATGATCGTTATAATCCTGATGATGTGGCTATAGGTGAATGTTTTCGTGCGGTAGATGTGGTTGCTGGCGATTCGCGCGATATACATGGCGAAGcacgtttttatttattcgaGCCGTTTATGATACTTATGCCTGAGCTGTTAAATGAACCATTTTGGTATTTCAATTACAGTTTCTATAATCCACGATCG tgCAGAGAATGTCTTGCGAAATATCCTATGGCCTTTCATTACATGTCGCCAAAGGATATGTATCTTTCCGAATTTTTTAACTACGAATTTTGGACAATAGACTTGCCGAATGCGCCGGATGAAGTTTTACCTAAGAAACTAAGTTGGGGCGAAGTAGTCGTCCCAGAAAGTGATAATATTTGGAATACTAAATAA